The DNA window TGGGAATATCTTGCAGCAAACAGAAAGTATTGGTGTTCTCGTCTTCTTGTGCGAGCTCGTACTCTTGGAAGTAATCGGGAAGGACGAATGTGAGTGTGGGTGTTGCAcgtaaaaggttaaggatCATCTGAGAGCGATCGCTCTCACGGAGGCTAGTAGCACTAGCGAGAGTTCGGCAGAGAGTGATGAACGGCAGAAATTCATAGGGATATCTGTCAAGAGCTTGCTGAAAGAAGAACTCTAGTGCAAGATGATCATTGATCATGGATGCGAGAATATCTTGCTTCTCCGAGAGGTTCTCCTTGTTTGAAATGTCCCAGTAATTTCGGCCGGCGCTTAGAATCGAAAGAAGGGAGCTTACTGGTTCGGACTGATAACCAACGATGGGGTATGAAACCttaagaagctcaaggaagaCATTGCGAAGACGAGCACTGAGTAAGGGGGTCATACTACCCTCATCAGAGGGACCTAATGATGTTGCCATATTAGAAACGACATCAAAGACACGGCCTTGAGCCGTGACTTGTGATGCAAGCTGTTCCACCACGACAAGGTCCTTGGATGAAGTCGCATTCTCGAGGAAGCCGTCAAATTTCGAAGATtcgatggagaagatgctgccCGCCGAGTTTCGTCTTGCGACTGGTCGAATCACACCCCCTGCCTCGAAGGTTTCTCGGGCATTTTGCTGCAGCAAATTATCACGCTTCTCTGTTCGACTTTGATAGGAAACATTCatgcgatgaagaagaagcgtccAGGCGAAAATGACGGGTGAAGCGCTTTCGCAATCGGCTTCGGCAGCGTTTAGTATGCTCTTGTGGACCTGTTCAAGGACTTCAGATGAGAGCAGGTATGTGTCGTAGGAAGTATCTGCTTGAGtagcatcctcttctctctcggAAAGATAGGTCAATGAGCGAGCTGGCTTGAGTAGTATCAGGGACACGGCGGCTGAAAGAGTCTTCAGGGGCAAAACTAGCGGGGCAATGCTCTCGTGGATCTGGGGGCACTATTAGCACAAGTCTGCACATCAACATGTTGTGCAATACATACCGGCTGAACTGCGTCAAAGAATCTGTAGACTTCCATCAAAGAAAACCACTGGTTGACGGCACTAGAAGGTGCAAAATCATCGCCAAAACTGTCAACAATCTGGAAGACAACAGACAAAGCATGGATAGCTTCGGTTAGAAGTGTTCGCAGCCAATCTAGTTCGACTTCCTCCGTCACCCACTTCTCGTCCGTTACAGCTTTTAGACCTGATTCGATGCGAGACATAGAGTCTGTGAGAACTTGAAGGTAAGTCGGGAGTAGGGGTTCGGCGTCGTCTCGTGAAGGAAGCTTCAGTCGGTAGGTCTTGGCTAGGTCGAGATCAACACTGGCGAAGGTCGGCAGCCTCTCGCATAGCTTGATCGAGTTGGCATAGTCCGCAGACATCATAAAAAAACGGCGCTCGGCAAGATATGTATCGAACATGCGTCGCTGTCTCGTTTCGGGCTTCTCGAATTCAGTCCAgatctcctcagcatccAGCGCAGCCGCCGATCCTAGGTCCAAAAGAAGTCCTGACCCTTGACCATTGCTGAGGCCGGCGGCTTCCTGCAGATTCTTCGCATCTTGAGACGATAATGGGCCACTGAGATGGCGCGCAGGACGGGATTGGTGTTCTATCACGACCACACGCAAAGCTGCGACTAGGTTGATTTTGGCATTCTTGCTGAGCCATTCGGCATCTTTCTTGATCGACTCGATGTCAGGTCGTCCATCTGAGCTTGCGGGAACATTAATCGGGGCCGTTTTTGTTTCAAAGACTTTTTTTGTCGCCTCATCTGCGGGTGCGAAGGTGCTGGCAGGGTCCTCGAGAAGACGGTGAACATAGTCGTCGCTCAGAAATTCGATAACGGCAGAACTCGTAGTTCTCTGGCCAGAAGTATCAGACAGCGCAGTTGCGACGAGCTTCCAAGATCTGAGTGTTGAGTTAGCGGTGAGTTTGTGTACATAGATGAATGGATAGGCAGCCCAAGAGACGAGAGAGTGCTGTAGAGGCATTCAGTCAACTTACAGCAGTACCCGCTCCCCAGTCAGGCATTGTTCTAGGGAGGGGAAGTAAATGCGATCGGCCACCGGCGCCATTGCAAAGAGCGTCAAAAGGGCGGCAGTGGCATGCGACGCATCACCTTGCGATTAGTTAGGGTGGATGCGAAGAAAGTTTGATTTTGATGCTTGTTGACGCGCCTGGTCGCGAATGGATGGATCGAGCTTTGGCTGGTCAACTTTTTGGACCTGACCTGGAGCTAGAGAGCTCCAATTTAGCCCAAGTTTACCCGGTGCTTCAGTGGACGGCAGTTATATCGGACCTTGTGCCTCTATTCGCCATATAGAGTTAACACTGTACGAGCCATTGTGTCTCGGCCAGAGACAACAGTGCGCTAGTCAGTGCTGCACTGGCCAAAAGTCGCATTCACAGCTTCTTTGTTCAACTCTATTCAAACTCAAAGTGACTCACCTTTTGCAACGTCACCGCTCTCAGTCTCGTAAAATAACTCATTTTTACGAAGGCACGGTTTCAAAACACTCTCCCTTCTCATtatttgttttttttttttttttttttcgagaaaaaaaaagagagagaaaatggGTTCCTCAGATATCATCGATCACTCGCCTCACCAGGCTGATCCCTCGCCTCCAATTCCAACGGCCTCTAACCTTATTCTTATTGACAACTACGACTCTTTCACCTGGAACATTTACCAGTATCTCGTTCTTGCTGGAGCTACGGTTACTGTCTATCGAAATGACAAGGTCACTGTGGATGAAATTATTGCCAAGAAACCCACccagatcatcatcagcccCGGTCCCGGTCACCCCGAGACTGATTCTGGTGTGAGCCGCGATGTCATTAGACATTTTGCTGGCAAGGTTCCTATCTTTGGTGTATGTATGGGCCTGTAAGTGTTGGTCTTTCCCTTGTATACCAATTCCTCTAACCTCCTCCAAGCCAGTGCATCTTTAATGTCTATGGCGGAGAAGTCAGTTCAGCTGGTGAATGGCTACATGGCAAAACTTCACCATTGACCCATGATTCCAAGGGTGTGTTCTCTGGTCTCAAGCAGGGTGTTCCAGTTACTCGCTACCATTCTCTGGCGGGTACCCACGTCACTTTGCCTGAGGACCTGGAGGTTTCCTCTTGGGTCGCTAAGCCTGATGGTTCCCCTGGTGTCATTCAAGGTGTTCGTCACAAGAGGTACACCATCGAAGGTGTCCAATTCCACCCTGAGAGTATCCTAACTGAAGGTGGACGAGCTATGATCACAAACTTCCTCCGCATGCAAGGAGGTACTTGGGAGGAGAACACTGAGTTCCAGAAGTCTGGTTCTGCCAACAGCGACGACTCGGCTGcacccaagcccaagaagaacaacattCTGCAGCGAATTTACGCCAACCGAAAGGCTGCTGTGGATGCTCAGAAGCAAATTCCTTCCCAAAGATTTGAGGATCTACAAGTTGCGTACGATCTCAACGCTGCGCCTCCCCAGATTCCTTTTGTCAACCGACTACGGCAGTCTCCTTTCGACGTTGCTTTGATGGCTGAGATCAAGCGCGGTTCTCCTTCTAAGGGCATCTTTGCGCTGGATATTTCCGCCCCTGCACAAGCTCGAAAGTACGCTCTGGCAGGCGCAAGTGTCATTTCCGTGCTTACTGAGCCTGAGTGGTTCAAGGGCAGTATTGAGGACTTGAGAGCCGTTCGACAAGTCTTGGATGGCATGCCCAACAGACCCGCAATCCTTCGTAAGGAGTTCATCTTTGACGAGTATCAGATCCTTGAGGCACGATTGGCTGGTGCGGATACTGTTCTGCTCATTGTCAAGATGCTTGATTCTGAACTTCTACAAagactatataattattctCTCCAGTTGGGTATGGAGCCTCTTGTTGAGGTTCAGAATGCTGAGGAGATGACGACTGCCGTTAAGCTGGGCTCCAAGGTCATCGGTGTCAACAACCGTAatcttgagagctttgaaGTTGATCTCAACACTACAGGCCGGCTACGCAGCATGGTGCCTGAAAGCACAATCATTTGCGCGCTCAGCGGTATCAATACCCATGACGACGTTTTGAT is part of the Fusarium fujikuroi IMI 58289 draft genome, chromosome FFUJ_chr07 genome and encodes:
- a CDS encoding probable anthranilate synthase component II, yielding MGSSDIIDHSPHQADPSPPIPTASNLILIDNYDSFTWNIYQYLVLAGATVTVYRNDKVTVDEIIAKKPTQIIISPGPGHPETDSGVSRDVIRHFAGKVPIFGVCMGLQCIFNVYGGEVSSAGEWLHGKTSPLTHDSKGVFSGLKQGVPVTRYHSLAGTHVTLPEDLEVSSWVAKPDGSPGVIQGVRHKRYTIEGVQFHPESILTEGGRAMITNFLRMQGGTWEENTEFQKSGSANSDDSAAPKPKKNNILQRIYANRKAAVDAQKQIPSQRFEDLQVAYDLNAAPPQIPFVNRLRQSPFDVALMAEIKRGSPSKGIFALDISAPAQARKYALAGASVISVLTEPEWFKGSIEDLRAVRQVLDGMPNRPAILRKEFIFDEYQILEARLAGADTVLLIVKMLDSELLQRLYNYSLQLGMEPLVEVQNAEEMTTAVKLGSKVIGVNNRNLESFEVDLNTTGRLRSMVPESTIICALSGINTHDDVLMNKRDGVNAVLVGEAIMRAADASVFINQLCSGTEPPAKSDVASSLYVKICGTRSPEAARKAAESGADFVGICLVPGAKRCISHETALAISEALHTYPSTRKYETQVAVVENKAKDYFEAAAQRLRSPRPQLVGVFQNQPLSEVLEKQKQYDLDLVQLHGDEPIEWASLIPVPVVRCFKPGQVGISRRGYHTVPLLDSGSGSGKLLNVTNVQAVLESDPELRVFLAGGLNPDNVAESVKALGPLADRVIGVDVSSGVEEDGKQSLDKIAAFIKAAKEI